The Mesorhizobium sp. NBSH29 genome has a segment encoding these proteins:
- a CDS encoding MarR family winged helix-turn-helix transcriptional regulator: MVSAPLSAVESSAGSKERLRLWIRLLRVSRVVESELRERLKRDFNSTLPRFDVMAALYRAPDGMLMSDLSRFLLVSNGNVTGIIDRLVTDGFVVRAQREGDRRTSIVRLTAQGEAEFGRMAAVHEAWIGELLGDVGETDAHRLSGMLKAFRSNWEGEV, translated from the coding sequence GTGGTAAGCGCGCCGCTCTCCGCTGTTGAATCCAGTGCTGGAAGCAAGGAGCGTCTGCGCTTGTGGATCCGACTGCTGCGCGTTTCGCGGGTGGTTGAAAGTGAATTGCGCGAGAGATTGAAGCGCGACTTCAACTCGACACTGCCGCGCTTCGATGTGATGGCGGCACTCTATCGTGCGCCCGACGGCATGTTGATGAGTGATCTGTCACGCTTTCTGCTCGTCTCGAACGGCAATGTGACCGGTATCATTGATCGGCTTGTCACGGATGGGTTTGTGGTTCGGGCGCAAAGAGAAGGTGACAGGCGCACCTCTATCGTGCGGTTGACTGCGCAGGGCGAAGCCGAGTTCGGACGTATGGCTGCCGTTCATGAAGCATGGATTGGGGAACTTCTCGGCGATGTCGGGGAGACTGATGCGCACCGCCTGTCGGGCATGCTCAAGGCATTCCGCAGCAATTGGGAGGGCGAGGTATGA
- a CDS encoding SDR family NAD(P)-dependent oxidoreductase: MASKRHALVTGGGSGVGRAIALALAGVGIPVTICGRGQDALDAVCAENNLIFGVTADVTDEASLVALYETAQAARGPFDIIVANAGMAGSSAAHKTSLADWQRTIDVNLTGSFLTVKPALSSMAKAKGGRIIFVASVAGLKGYSYVAPYVAAKHGVIGLMRALAVEMAKTGVTVNAVCPGFVETEMLEESVARIVATTGRSDEEARASLMVTNPQGRFIQPEEVAAAVLWLCSERSGSITGQSISVSGGETW, translated from the coding sequence ATGGCGAGCAAGCGACACGCCCTTGTGACTGGCGGAGGCTCTGGCGTTGGCAGAGCTATCGCGCTGGCGCTGGCGGGTGTGGGTATCCCGGTCACCATTTGCGGCCGGGGACAGGATGCGTTGGATGCGGTCTGCGCCGAGAACAATTTGATTTTCGGGGTCACGGCGGATGTGACCGATGAGGCTTCGCTTGTCGCGCTTTATGAAACAGCACAGGCGGCACGTGGACCGTTTGATATAATTGTGGCCAATGCCGGCATGGCAGGAAGTTCGGCTGCGCACAAAACCAGTCTTGCCGATTGGCAGCGCACCATTGACGTCAATCTGACAGGTTCTTTCCTGACGGTGAAGCCAGCCCTTTCATCCATGGCGAAGGCGAAGGGTGGGCGCATCATTTTCGTGGCGTCTGTCGCGGGGCTCAAAGGGTATAGTTACGTGGCGCCCTATGTTGCTGCCAAGCATGGCGTCATCGGTTTGATGCGGGCATTGGCGGTGGAAATGGCGAAGACTGGCGTGACCGTCAATGCCGTGTGCCCGGGCTTTGTGGAAACGGAAATGCTGGAAGAATCCGTTGCGCGGATCGTGGCGACTACCGGGCGCAGCGATGAAGAGGCGCGCGCCAGCCTGATGGTGACCAACCCGCAGGGCCGGTTCATTCAACCCGAAGAAGTGGCTGCGGCGGTATTGTGGTTGTGCTCGGAACGCTCCGGCTCGATAACCGGCCAGTCGATCTCTGTATCAGGAGGTGAGACGTGGTAA
- a CDS encoding bifunctional salicylyl-CoA 5-hydroxylase/oxidoreductase, whose product MKVAVLGGGPAGLYFAISMKLRDAGHQVTVIERNKPDDTFGWGVVLSDETLDNLAANDAVSADWIREEFAYWDDIAVVHKDVRTVSTGHGFCGIGRKKLLVLLQKRARELGVELCFETEARDPDFYMDAYDLVVASDGVNSRTRTALEHIFKPDIDMRRCKFVWLGTHQKFDDAFSFIFEETEHGWLWAHAYQFDADTATFIVECSQETWEKFGFGDMSQQESVAICERIFEKHLGGHALISNAAHVRGSAWINFPRVLCERWSYRNLALMGDAAASAHFSIGSGTKLALESAVALAEYVHTEKSLDAAFAKYEDARRTEVLRLQSAARNSLEWFEDVERYLGLDPVQFNYSLLTRSQRIGHENLRLRDPEWMKRAEGWFQEQAGGVTDEARAPMFAPFKLREMDLKNRIVVSPMAQYKAVDGCPTDWHFAHYAERAKGGAGLVYIEMTCVSPEGRITPGCPGFYAPEHEIAWKRLVGFVHAETDAKLCAQIGHSGPKGSTRLGWEGTDVPLAEGNWPILSASAMAWSPQNQTPKAMDRADMDAVRDAFTEAAKMADRCGFDMIEIHAAHGYLLSSFITPLSNHRTDEYGGSLENRMRYPLEIFHAVRKVWSSSKPISVRISANDWVGPEGVEPEEAVAIAQMLKDAGVDICDVSAGQTSQRAKPVYGRMFQTPFSDRIRNDTGIATMAVGNIYEPDHVNSILMAGRADLVCLARPHLADPYWTLHAAAQLGEKNVRWPDPYLPGRDQLYRLAERQDAMTGKV is encoded by the coding sequence ATGAAAGTTGCAGTCCTTGGTGGTGGTCCGGCTGGCCTCTATTTCGCGATATCTATGAAGCTGCGCGATGCTGGCCATCAGGTCACTGTAATCGAGCGCAACAAGCCTGATGATACATTCGGCTGGGGTGTCGTGCTTTCCGATGAAACGCTCGACAATCTGGCCGCTAATGATGCTGTCAGCGCAGACTGGATCCGTGAAGAGTTTGCCTATTGGGACGACATTGCTGTTGTCCACAAGGATGTGCGCACTGTTTCAACGGGGCACGGCTTTTGTGGCATTGGCCGCAAGAAGCTTTTGGTTCTCCTGCAGAAGCGGGCGCGTGAACTGGGCGTTGAGCTGTGCTTCGAGACTGAGGCGCGCGACCCCGATTTTTACATGGATGCCTATGATCTGGTCGTGGCTTCGGACGGCGTCAATTCGCGCACACGCACGGCGCTGGAGCATATTTTCAAGCCTGACATTGATATGCGCCGCTGCAAGTTTGTCTGGCTTGGCACGCATCAGAAATTCGACGACGCTTTCAGCTTCATCTTCGAGGAAACCGAACATGGCTGGCTGTGGGCACATGCCTATCAGTTCGATGCGGACACGGCGACTTTCATCGTGGAATGTTCGCAGGAGACGTGGGAAAAGTTCGGCTTCGGTGACATGTCGCAGCAAGAATCCGTTGCCATTTGTGAACGGATTTTCGAAAAGCATCTTGGCGGCCATGCGTTGATTTCCAACGCAGCGCATGTGCGTGGATCAGCCTGGATCAATTTCCCGCGGGTTCTGTGCGAACGCTGGTCCTATCGCAATCTCGCATTGATGGGCGATGCGGCGGCGAGTGCGCATTTTTCCATCGGTTCCGGTACCAAGCTGGCGCTGGAAAGTGCTGTTGCGCTGGCCGAATATGTGCACACCGAAAAGAGCCTCGATGCGGCATTTGCCAAATATGAAGATGCACGTCGCACCGAGGTGTTGCGCCTCCAATCAGCCGCGCGCAATTCGCTGGAATGGTTTGAGGATGTGGAGCGCTATTTAGGTCTCGATCCGGTTCAGTTCAATTATTCCCTTCTCACGCGCTCGCAGCGCATCGGTCATGAGAATTTGCGCCTGCGCGACCCTGAATGGATGAAGCGTGCAGAGGGCTGGTTTCAGGAGCAGGCGGGAGGCGTGACGGATGAGGCGCGTGCGCCGATGTTTGCGCCTTTTAAATTGCGCGAGATGGATTTGAAGAACCGCATCGTCGTCTCCCCGATGGCGCAGTATAAGGCGGTTGATGGCTGCCCAACGGACTGGCACTTTGCCCATTATGCCGAACGTGCCAAGGGCGGGGCAGGGCTCGTCTATATTGAGATGACCTGTGTTTCGCCGGAAGGGCGTATCACGCCGGGTTGTCCCGGTTTTTATGCGCCTGAACATGAGATCGCCTGGAAGCGGCTGGTTGGTTTTGTTCATGCAGAGACTGACGCAAAACTTTGCGCACAGATTGGCCACTCCGGCCCCAAAGGTTCTACTCGGCTTGGCTGGGAAGGGACGGACGTTCCGCTTGCAGAGGGCAATTGGCCTATTCTTTCTGCATCTGCCATGGCCTGGTCACCACAGAACCAGACGCCCAAGGCAATGGACCGCGCAGATATGGACGCGGTGCGCGATGCATTTACAGAGGCCGCAAAGATGGCCGACAGATGCGGCTTCGACATGATCGAAATCCACGCAGCGCATGGCTATCTTCTGTCCAGTTTCATCACGCCGCTGAGCAATCATCGCACGGATGAATATGGTGGCTCTCTGGAAAACCGGATGCGCTATCCGCTGGAGATATTCCATGCGGTTCGCAAAGTGTGGTCTTCGTCCAAGCCTATCTCCGTGCGCATTTCGGCAAATGACTGGGTTGGTCCTGAGGGCGTGGAACCGGAAGAAGCCGTTGCCATTGCACAGATGTTGAAAGATGCTGGCGTTGATATTTGCGATGTGTCCGCAGGGCAGACGTCGCAGCGGGCAAAACCCGTTTATGGCCGCATGTTCCAGACACCTTTCTCGGACCGTATCCGCAATGATACCGGCATCGCGACCATGGCGGTGGGCAATATTTATGAACCGGATCACGTGAATTCTATCCTGATGGCAGGGCGCGCGGATCTGGTTTGCCTTGCACGACCGCATCTGGCTGATCCTTATTGGACACTTCACGCTGCGGCGCAGCTTGGTGAAAAAAATGTTCGCTGGCCTGATCCCTATCTGCCTGGACGCGATCAGCTTTACCGGCTGGCGGAACGGCAGGACGCGATGACGGGAAAAGTCTGA
- a CDS encoding alpha/beta hydrolase: MIEHSIMDWDNAYANGANIPGGDRWPDLWVKPARLFRETLVDDGRARLDIEYGTGARNRLDLFLPTSAPLGLVVFVHGGFWKALDKSFWSHLAAGSLANGYAVAMPSYTLCPDARIADITKEIGTAVTRVAEMVEGPIMLTGHSAGGHLVSRLVSQTTPLADTLKRRVRNTVSISGVHDLRPLMKTALNKDLRIDEAEAAAESPALLHPMEDARITCWVGSSERSEFVRQNALLANIWTGLGASTSTVVEPDRHHFDVIDGLANADHPLTRNLLGLHASR, from the coding sequence ATGATCGAGCACAGCATCATGGATTGGGACAACGCTTACGCCAATGGAGCCAACATTCCCGGCGGCGATCGCTGGCCCGATTTGTGGGTCAAGCCAGCAAGGCTTTTTCGCGAGACGCTCGTAGATGATGGCAGAGCACGGCTGGATATCGAATACGGTACCGGTGCGCGCAATCGGCTCGATCTGTTCCTGCCTACCAGCGCACCATTAGGGCTCGTCGTTTTTGTTCACGGAGGGTTCTGGAAGGCTCTCGACAAAAGTTTCTGGTCCCACCTGGCAGCGGGCAGTCTGGCAAACGGCTATGCGGTGGCGATGCCATCTTACACCCTTTGCCCCGACGCAAGGATCGCTGATATCACCAAGGAGATCGGTACCGCAGTCACTCGCGTTGCAGAAATGGTCGAGGGGCCAATCATGCTCACAGGGCATTCTGCAGGCGGTCACCTCGTTTCCCGCTTGGTGAGCCAGACCACGCCTCTTGCCGACACACTAAAGCGGCGGGTGCGCAATACAGTATCCATATCCGGCGTCCACGACCTGCGGCCCCTGATGAAGACCGCATTGAACAAGGACTTGCGGATCGACGAGGCTGAAGCGGCAGCAGAAAGCCCCGCCTTGCTGCATCCGATGGAAGACGCACGCATTACCTGCTGGGTCGGATCATCAGAGCGTTCGGAGTTTGTGCGCCAGAATGCGCTTCTGGCCAATATCTGGACCGGCCTTGGTGCCAGTACATCGACCGTTGTGGAGCCCGATCGCCACCATTTTGACGTGATCGACGGTCTCGCCAATGCAGATCATCCGCTCACGAGAAACCTGCTTGGCCTGCATGCGTCACGGTAA
- a CDS encoding amino acid ABC transporter permease encodes MPGFVDTFLNIDVFIRILPMLLKGVTNTVLLALTTIIFGGIVGVILCLMRLYGPRWLRLLAVMYVDIFRALPILVVLVLIYYALPFLGIRLNAFVSATMALGLVFSSFTAEVLRAGIQSIPIGQFEASQALGMPFWVTIYKVILPQAFRVAIPPHTSNSVAIAKDTSLASVVAMPDLLKQATDAQALTANPTPLIAAALMYLIVLWPLVRMVSYLEHRYRPVGR; translated from the coding sequence ATGCCGGGGTTTGTCGATACATTCCTGAACATAGATGTTTTTATCCGTATTTTGCCCATGCTTCTCAAGGGCGTCACCAACACTGTCCTGCTGGCACTCACGACGATTATTTTCGGCGGCATTGTTGGTGTTATCCTGTGCCTGATGCGGCTTTACGGGCCGCGCTGGCTGCGGCTTCTGGCGGTCATGTATGTCGATATATTCCGGGCACTGCCGATCCTGGTGGTGCTGGTGCTCATCTATTATGCGCTGCCGTTTCTGGGTATCCGCCTCAACGCGTTTGTATCGGCCACCATGGCTCTCGGGCTGGTCTTTTCGTCCTTTACGGCGGAAGTGCTGCGGGCCGGCATCCAGTCCATACCCATTGGCCAGTTCGAAGCGTCACAGGCGCTTGGCATGCCGTTCTGGGTCACGATCTACAAGGTTATCCTGCCACAGGCTTTCCGTGTCGCTATTCCACCCCATACCAGCAATTCGGTGGCTATTGCGAAGGACACATCGCTGGCTTCGGTCGTGGCGATGCCAGATCTCTTGAAGCAGGCAACGGATGCGCAGGCGCTGACGGCCAATCCGACCCCGCTGATTGCGGCGGCGCTGATGTATCTCATCGTGCTGTGGCCCCTCGTGCGGATGGTTTCTTATCTGGAACATCGCTACCGGCCGGTTGGCCGCTGA
- a CDS encoding ABC transporter substrate-binding protein: MKSLLTAAFAAMLAAASGTAFADTLQVGAYPSNPPWEFKNEQSMFEGFEVDLVNEIGKRLGAEIVYQDLGFQALFAATSSGRIDMAISTITITDERLQSQSFTQGYYDSDLALIATKDGEVKSMADMKGKTVGVLSSSIAEKWANENKDKAGFEEIRGYPEQQNLLLDVQSGRLAGAVGDIAGYQYAFKNMPTMQVLDRIATGDRFAIMMPKGSKNLERVNEAVSAIKNDGTLAKIHEKWLGAPADPETSTVKVVDMPVAK, encoded by the coding sequence GTGAAATCACTTCTGACTGCTGCCTTCGCCGCCATGCTCGCGGCTGCATCTGGAACTGCCTTTGCCGATACGCTTCAGGTGGGCGCATACCCATCCAATCCACCTTGGGAGTTCAAGAACGAGCAGAGCATGTTTGAGGGTTTCGAGGTTGATCTCGTCAATGAGATCGGCAAGCGTCTCGGCGCAGAGATCGTTTATCAGGATCTTGGTTTCCAGGCGCTGTTTGCTGCCACAAGCTCTGGCCGTATCGACATGGCCATTTCCACAATCACCATCACCGATGAGCGCCTGCAGAGCCAGTCGTTCACGCAAGGCTATTATGACAGCGATCTGGCGCTGATTGCCACCAAGGATGGTGAGGTCAAGTCGATGGCTGACATGAAGGGCAAGACGGTCGGTGTTCTGTCCTCGTCGATTGCCGAAAAATGGGCCAATGAGAATAAGGATAAGGCCGGATTTGAAGAAATTCGCGGCTATCCGGAACAGCAGAACCTGCTTCTCGATGTTCAGTCTGGCCGCCTTGCCGGTGCTGTTGGCGATATTGCGGGCTATCAATATGCGTTCAAGAACATGCCAACTATGCAGGTTCTCGACCGTATTGCCACGGGCGACCGCTTTGCAATCATGATGCCGAAGGGCTCGAAGAACCTAGAGCGCGTGAACGAAGCTGTCAGCGCGATCAAGAATGACGGAACACTGGCCAAGATACATGAAAAATGGCTAGGCGCGCCTGCTGACCCGGAAACCTCCACCGTCAAGGTGGTGGATATGCCGGTCGCCAAGTAG
- a CDS encoding GntR family transcriptional regulator, producing MKLVEPAIPKSESAFEAMRRDIVSGVLAPGQPLRMAYLQKLYGLGATPIREALSRLEEKRMAVLVPNRGYTVAPVSLAELEDLELARETVECALLEDAIAHGDTQWEAEIVAAHYSLSRCAMPIGSNDAGVRLHWVDIHDGFHRRLVAAARSSWLKSFQDQTLEQLQRHHQALLFHPDAVNPERPSAHDPAMEAMLRDVLALEPHTRLMQATLDRDTAAASTLLRAHIRLALDLHRAISGTKAGTGTAPSPLKRVAG from the coding sequence ATGAAATTGGTTGAGCCCGCCATCCCCAAGTCAGAAAGCGCTTTTGAAGCGATGCGCCGCGATATTGTGAGCGGTGTTCTGGCGCCGGGGCAGCCCTTGCGCATGGCCTATCTGCAAAAGCTCTACGGGCTGGGGGCTACGCCCATTCGTGAAGCGCTTTCGCGGCTGGAAGAAAAGCGCATGGCGGTGCTGGTTCCGAACCGGGGTTATACGGTTGCGCCGGTGTCGCTGGCGGAGCTGGAAGATCTCGAACTGGCACGCGAGACGGTTGAATGCGCATTGCTGGAGGATGCGATTGCGCATGGGGACACCCAATGGGAGGCCGAGATCGTTGCTGCCCATTACAGCCTATCGCGCTGCGCCATGCCGATTGGCAGCAATGATGCGGGGGTGCGGCTTCACTGGGTTGATATTCATGATGGGTTTCACCGGCGTCTTGTCGCTGCGGCCCGTTCCTCATGGCTAAAATCCTTTCAGGACCAGACGCTGGAGCAGTTGCAGCGCCACCATCAGGCGCTTCTGTTTCATCCGGATGCGGTCAATCCCGAACGCCCGTCTGCGCATGATCCAGCGATGGAAGCCATGCTGCGCGACGTACTGGCGCTGGAGCCGCATACGCGCCTCATGCAGGCGACGCTCGACCGCGACACTGCGGCTGCATCCACTCTTTTGCGCGCGCATATCAGGCTGGCGCTTGATCTGCACCGCGCGATCTCGGGCACCAAAGCCGGGACAGGAACTGCGCCCTCTCCGCTGAAGAGGGTCGCGGGCTAG
- a CDS encoding SDR family NAD(P)-dependent oxidoreductase: MSRKIAVITGAAGGMGRAIARALSQSGHDIVGLDVNEAGLAELGALLDPQAEFQPLTCDLTDASAIENAFAAIDQRFGAVDVLVNNAGTCFMSDFPNIPASEFDLQMSINFSSAFHCCQQAVQRMLKRDGVKKIINISSNGAYNFDVFDPPHYRASKAALDNLTKDLARRFARDKISVNSIAPAMTETPLFNVLTAEVLNKAISAMPHGRAMQPQEVAAWVAFLASPAGDIASGNVIILNQGRDVR; this comes from the coding sequence ATGAGCCGAAAAATAGCAGTGATAACCGGCGCAGCAGGGGGGATGGGACGAGCCATCGCCCGCGCGCTTTCGCAAAGCGGGCATGACATTGTGGGTCTCGACGTCAATGAAGCGGGCCTTGCAGAGCTGGGCGCACTTCTAGATCCCCAGGCCGAATTCCAGCCGCTCACCTGCGACCTGACGGATGCGAGCGCCATCGAGAACGCGTTTGCCGCAATTGATCAGCGCTTTGGCGCAGTCGATGTCCTCGTGAACAATGCGGGCACCTGCTTCATGAGCGATTTCCCGAATATTCCGGCCAGCGAGTTTGATCTGCAAATGTCGATCAATTTTTCCAGCGCTTTCCATTGCTGCCAGCAGGCCGTGCAGCGCATGCTCAAGCGCGATGGTGTGAAGAAGATCATCAACATATCTTCCAACGGCGCCTATAATTTCGATGTGTTCGACCCACCCCATTACCGCGCCAGCAAGGCAGCTCTCGATAATTTGACCAAGGATCTGGCGCGGCGTTTTGCACGTGACAAGATCAGCGTGAACTCAATCGCCCCCGCCATGACAGAGACCCCGCTGTTCAACGTTTTAACGGCAGAGGTTCTCAACAAGGCAATCAGCGCCATGCCGCATGGACGCGCCATGCAGCCCCAAGAAGTCGCCGCATGGGTTGCTTTTCTGGCCTCCCCGGCTGGCGATATTGCCAGCGGGAATGTCATCATTCTCAATCAGGGACGCGACGTGCGGTGA
- a CDS encoding N-acyl homoserine lactonase family protein has translation MLIERFANDFAAKLFIMDYGLFTVHENGRVIGICGYLIQTQNGKNILVDTGFPKKYAYDMAKASEEDRLYEFGEVIHLDADNLPAGQLARIGLEMTDIDCLVMSHTHIDHVGGIGDFGHAPMVIGAAERALPKPLYWRGAQPFDWPDVETITVDADVDLCGGVRLLVTPGHSPGHLSLLVELPETGCVLLTADAISRPAEVDERFAGSWNEEMAIASADRILSLASARDAFVIYGHSPEQWPTLRKAPDFYR, from the coding sequence GTGTTGATTGAAAGATTTGCGAATGACTTCGCGGCAAAGTTGTTTATTATGGACTATGGTTTATTTACGGTCCACGAGAATGGTCGGGTTATTGGTATTTGCGGTTATCTGATACAGACGCAAAATGGCAAGAACATACTTGTTGATACCGGATTCCCGAAGAAATATGCCTACGACATGGCGAAGGCCTCCGAGGAGGATAGGCTGTATGAATTTGGCGAAGTGATCCATTTGGACGCAGATAATCTGCCGGCGGGACAGCTCGCCCGGATTGGGCTTGAGATGACAGATATTGACTGTCTGGTCATGTCGCACACCCATATCGACCATGTTGGCGGGATAGGGGATTTTGGCCATGCGCCTATGGTCATCGGCGCTGCGGAACGTGCACTGCCCAAGCCATTATATTGGCGGGGCGCGCAGCCGTTTGACTGGCCGGATGTCGAAACAATCACGGTCGATGCCGATGTCGATCTTTGTGGTGGCGTACGCCTTTTGGTGACGCCCGGACACAGCCCAGGACATTTGTCGCTTCTGGTCGAGTTGCCCGAAACCGGTTGCGTGCTTTTGACCGCAGATGCCATTTCGCGTCCAGCCGAGGTGGATGAGCGCTTTGCCGGTTCGTGGAATGAGGAGATGGCGATTGCGAGCGCGGATCGCATTCTCTCTTTGGCCAGTGCGCGCGATGCATTTGTCATTTACGGCCACTCCCCAGAGCAGTGGCCGACGCTTCGCAAGGCACCAGATTTCTACAGATGA
- a CDS encoding aminotransferase class I/II-fold pyridoxal phosphate-dependent enzyme produces the protein MKVEIHKLFDYLLDTTTEKPDAVLGFSLSSSPTLGAFLSDLDPNLSLDWNCQSFQGLPALRGHVLRQANLEKTCSPDDVLITAGAAEANYLVMRQLLQPGDEFVLETPGWPQAGVMAKALEAQARLIRREEADGWAFPMGALRAAVNARTKLIFLTNPNNPTGRLFSTEELSEIADIARQHGTYVLVDEVYAGLEWDGERRPSIAGIYERGITTGSVSKALGLQGLRTGWLICRDRELVFDAIILRENSSEIMNIMGEVIAEIALRPDRYHAAMTKARSEGETNLEMLDRFIEEQPLLSWVRPQAGLIGLARLHLDMGGEAFARKLLAPPYKTFLIPGDAYDQPNHIRLGVGGGAAVNLEEGLSRLAALLEELQG, from the coding sequence ATGAAAGTCGAGATACACAAGCTATTCGATTACCTTCTGGATACGACCACTGAAAAGCCAGATGCCGTTCTGGGCTTCTCGCTCTCCAGCTCCCCCACCTTGGGCGCATTTCTGAGTGATCTCGATCCTAACCTGTCTCTGGACTGGAACTGCCAGTCCTTTCAGGGCCTGCCAGCGCTGCGTGGCCATGTGCTGCGCCAGGCAAATCTCGAAAAGACCTGTTCGCCTGATGATGTTCTGATCACGGCGGGTGCTGCCGAAGCCAATTATCTGGTCATGCGCCAATTGCTTCAGCCGGGCGATGAGTTCGTTCTCGAAACGCCGGGCTGGCCACAGGCCGGTGTCATGGCCAAGGCGCTTGAAGCCCAAGCAAGGCTGATCCGCCGGGAAGAAGCGGATGGCTGGGCTTTCCCGATGGGGGCGCTGCGGGCTGCGGTCAACGCGCGCACGAAACTTATTTTCCTGACCAATCCCAACAACCCGACAGGGCGCTTGTTCAGCACTGAGGAGCTTTCAGAGATCGCCGACATAGCCCGCCAGCATGGCACCTATGTGCTTGTCGATGAGGTCTATGCCGGACTGGAATGGGACGGCGAGCGACGGCCCTCCATTGCTGGCATCTATGAGCGCGGCATCACCACCGGCAGCGTCTCCAAGGCGCTTGGCCTTCAGGGCCTGCGCACAGGATGGTTGATCTGCCGCGACCGCGAACTGGTGTTTGACGCGATCATCCTGCGCGAAAACTCCAGCGAGATCATGAACATCATGGGTGAAGTAATTGCCGAAATCGCCCTGCGCCCCGACCGCTACCACGCAGCCATGACCAAGGCGCGCAGCGAGGGGGAAACAAACCTTGAGATGCTCGACCGCTTCATTGAAGAACAGCCGCTTCTGTCATGGGTGCGTCCGCAGGCAGGCCTGATTGGCCTTGCGCGCCTGCATCTCGATATGGGCGGCGAAGCGTTTGCCCGCAAATTACTGGCACCGCCCTACAAGACATTCCTGATCCCCGGCGATGCCTATGACCAACCCAACCATATAAGACTGGGCGTTGGCGGCGGCGCTGCGGTCAATCTGGAAGAAGGATTGAGCCGTCTTGCGGCGTTGCTGGAAGAATTGCAAGGGTAA
- a CDS encoding VOC family protein — MTTPSRRLATVALVVGDYDEAVSWYTQKLGFQLVEDVALGEGKRWIIVQPGQGGARLLLAQADNEAQRAAIGNQTGGRVFLFLETADFYRDYAAMLANCVIFQETPRHEAYGTVAVFADLYGNRWDLIQPRG; from the coding sequence ATGACCACACCTTCGCGCCGCCTGGCAACGGTTGCGCTGGTTGTTGGCGACTATGATGAAGCCGTGTCCTGGTACACACAGAAACTCGGATTCCAGCTTGTCGAGGATGTCGCGCTCGGCGAGGGCAAGCGCTGGATAATTGTCCAGCCGGGGCAGGGTGGCGCCCGGCTTTTACTGGCGCAGGCCGACAATGAGGCGCAGCGCGCGGCCATTGGAAACCAAACCGGCGGTCGTGTCTTTCTGTTTCTTGAGACTGCTGATTTCTACCGCGATTACGCTGCCATGCTGGCCAACTGTGTGATTTTTCAGGAAACGCCGCGGCACGAGGCCTACGGAACGGTCGCTGTCTTTGCCGATCTCTACGGTAATCGTTGGGATCTGATCCAGCCGCGCGGTTGA
- a CDS encoding fimbrial protein, which translates to MAQLKADQEDEPLDPAVEKVRRKLVRFVGINLGLLFLALMAVVGAIVYKSGRDTAKPEASVGLVPAPAEGGMLEGEIILPAGARIISQSLSGNRIALNIMLSDGQLAILVYDIAEKRIIGKFAVTAQ; encoded by the coding sequence ATGGCACAACTCAAGGCCGACCAAGAAGACGAGCCGCTTGATCCTGCGGTGGAGAAGGTGCGCCGCAAGCTTGTCCGCTTCGTGGGCATCAATCTCGGCCTGTTGTTCCTCGCCCTTATGGCGGTGGTGGGAGCAATTGTCTACAAAAGCGGTCGCGATACGGCAAAGCCCGAAGCATCTGTTGGGCTCGTGCCGGCACCGGCCGAGGGTGGTATGCTGGAAGGCGAGATTATTTTGCCGGCCGGAGCGCGGATCATATCCCAGAGCCTGTCGGGCAACCGTATCGCACTGAATATCATGCTGTCCGACGGACAGCTCGCGATCCTTGTCTACGACATCGCCGAGAAACGCATCATCGGAAAGTTTGCGGTAACGGCGCAATGA